CCCATGCCGAAGTCCGCCCCCCCGGCCCCTCCGCCCCGGGGGCACACTTCATGCCGATGTACTATAGCCCATGGGGCGGAAGGCGGCAATTGGCTATTTATTCAGTCTCGTGTAAATATTTATTTACAAAACATCTGCATAGTGGAAGACGGCCCCGGGGCCGCACGGGACGCCGCGGGCGGGGACGCCGCCGGGCGGGCCGCCCGGGGCTGCCGATTGAGGACGCCCGGGGTTACGCATTGCGGGGGCGGTGCGCGGCCGTCCGGCCGTGCGAAGAAGGTGTCAAGATGGGATCGTCTCTTTGCATCTGCCCATGTTTCGTGTATACTGGATGCCGTGGCGGAAGCCCGGCGATGGGCGAGCCGACGGGAGGAGCGCGGGATTATCTCGGAGAGCGGGTTCATCTATCCATCCTGCCTGCAGTCCCGGCCGATTCGCGCCTGCCCTGGCGCCGAAGCATTCGCTGCATGTGAGTGGATGTTCCGTGGCCTGCAACAGAGAGGTCGCCGGAGCGGCAGAGACTAAAGGTATTGTGCTGAAGATCGCCTCCGGGCGCCCTTCCTGCCGGGCCGAGGCATCGACGGACCGGTGCCGGCTGCCGGGCCGTCATGGGCCGCAGGGACAGGAAGATGCCTGAAAAGAAACCGCGCCGGTTCGCAGGATACCATCTGAGGCGTATCCTGGGGCACGGCAGCATGGGTGTGGTCTACCTGGCCGATCACGAGGCCACGAACACGCCGGCGGCCGTGAAGGTGCTCTCGTCCGCACTGGGGCGGGACCACTCCTATGCCCACCGCTTCCTGACGGAAGCCCGGCTGGCCACCCAGCTCGACCATCCGAACATCGTCAGGGTCCACGACTACGGCGTGGACGGCGGCCACTACTTCATGGCCATGGAGTATGTCGACGGGCGGAACTGTCGTGCCCGGATCGCCGAGGACGGCGCCATGGACTGGCGCGAGGCCGTGGCCGTGGCCGCCGAGGTCGCCGAGGGGCTTCGCGCTGCCGCCCTCAAGGGCATCATCCATCGGGACATCAAGCCGGAGAACATCGTCATCGACTCCAGCGGCCATGTCCGCATCACCGATCTGGGTCTGGCCAAGGAGTTGGACGTTCTGGAGCCCGCGCCGAACGACACGAGCCTCGGCACGCCCGACTACATGAGTCCGGAGCAGGTCAACAACTCGGAACTGGTCGATCAGCGCAGCGACATCTACTCGCTCGGGGCGACGCTCTTCCACATGATCTGCGGCCGCGCGCCTTACACCGGCCGCAGTGCGTACGAGGTGATGGTCAAGCACGTCTCGGCCACCCTGCCGTCTCCTACGAAGTACGTTCCCGACCTGCCGCGCGAGGTCTGTGACGTCATGCGCAAGATGA
The DNA window shown above is from Candidatus Brocadiaceae bacterium and carries:
- a CDS encoding serine/threonine protein kinase, with amino-acid sequence MPEKKPRRFAGYHLRRILGHGSMGVVYLADHEATNTPAAVKVLSSALGRDHSYAHRFLTEARLATQLDHPNIVRVHDYGVDGGHYFMAMEYVDGRNCRARIAEDGAMDWREAVAVAAEVAEGLRAAALKGIIHRDIKPENIVIDSSGHVRITDLGLAKELDVLEPAPNDTSLGTPDYMSPEQVNNSELVDQRSDIYSLGATLFHMICGRAPYTGRSAYEVMVKHVSATLPSPTKYVPDLPREVCDVMRKMMARDPADRYQDYDVLIADLRALLSGGRVAASSFDDDSLLGRNGSSQNGAACARPSRRGVWVAAAVLPVLGAIGTIIYFILNMD